In Oncorhynchus gorbuscha isolate QuinsamMale2020 ecotype Even-year unplaced genomic scaffold, OgorEven_v1.0 Un_scaffold_3146, whole genome shotgun sequence, a single window of DNA contains:
- the LOC124027367 gene encoding uncharacterized protein LOC124027367, with product MPNPRKHDHNTGSNEIWSHGSTFSQKRLRTNKSGKSQKLTPQSSPPVRKSPHTRSKDLETPKRRARGRYTGLNNTADSPGDGDILQDIIWDPASPPPAGSGEGPGNTRVVEISDIVNRIAPKDVQHVSVDSPLLQWIGDSAVPCTPEVRPPKARKKSTRKSSVEDLMQLARQFDINMHQQDQEKRSSEHTNNTINNNRYGEEPKCSSSAQQVEAELNALFDGPTQRVTGRLSQGSTASTCSQEVKVQVGVSHLTADDLVKESEVKPGGGSTSGSSARTGKEEVGQWNATTTVAKDEDFDWEDDDLLNDPIVLEMTQNPDGLKTLSPKPSSSSTHLQPSNRGGLTGPCPKPKPNSRRPFLTVGAAQPERPRPGVSAAVGSRGPDSAEGRADGVSTATTPTSRGTTAPDSAFKDLSEEDLQSLFDSESLWNDDEGDDDELLYQVCDDVERISNSQPLSEDASVTTDTTEVRFQESKPKAPPSAPLAAVREGTVTMDRAVGGPSSKQSTTCTSGRSNSAPGDGSSTPVHFQRWNIPAKAGNVWVGHHTVTSQSLPGSGEGLGKFTQLKGAPGWGTFGLGSLGVRTFQAENSKSVMPRTVSARTLPNSNSHQASSFKRHLSDSAAIGNKVFVNSQLTGRCTEEEIERKKQEAIARRRTRETSLKAGDFLCDSTTGH from the exons ATCTGGAGACCCCCAAACGACGAGCGAGGGGCAGATACACGGGTTTAAACAACACGGCTGATTCCCCTGGGGATGGAGATATTTTACAAGACATCATATGGGACCCGGCATCACCTCCTCCTGCTGGAAGTG GCGAAGGGCCCGGCAACACCAGAGTTGTTGAGATATCAGACATTGTCAATCGGATCGCCCCTAAG GATGTCCAGCATGTCTCTGTGGATAGTCCTCTGCTTCAGTGGATTGGGGACAGTGCTGTCCCATGTACCCCAGAGGTACGCCCGCCCAAAGCAAGGAAGAAATCCACTCG gaaAAGCTCAGTGGAGGACTTGATGCAGCTGGCCAGGCAGTTTGACATCAACATGCACCAGCAGGACCAAGAGAAGAGGAGCTCTGAACACACAAACAATACCATAAACAACAACCGCTACGGGGAGGAACCCAAGTGCTCGTCATCAGCCCAGCAGGTAGAGGCGGAGCTTAACGCTCTGTTCGACGGGCCGACGCAGCGGGTCACCGGACGGCTCAGCCAAGGGTCGACCGCCTCCACCTGTTCTCAGGAGGTCAAGGTTCAAGTTGGGGTCAGCCATCTCACTGCCGATGACCTCGTCAAAGAGTCGGAGGTCAAGCCTGGCGGGGGAAGCACGTCTGGTTCATCGGCTCGTACTGGTAAAGAGGAAGTGGGACAGTGGAACGCCACGACGACTGTGGCGAAAGACGAGGACTTTGACTGGGAGGATGATGACCTTCTCAATGACCCTATCGTGTTGGAGATGACCCAGAATCCTGACGGACTGAAAACGCTGTCCCCCAAACCCAGCAGCTCAAGCACACACCTTCAACCCTCAAACAGAGGTGGCCTCACTGGGCCATGTCCTAAACCCAAGCCCAACAGCAGAAGACCGTTCCTCACTGTTGGAGCGGCCCAGCCTGAGAGACCCAGGCCCGGCGTGTCTGCGGCTGTGGGGAGTAGGGGCCCAGACTCTGCAGAAGGGAGGGCTGATGGGGTGAGCACAGCCACAACTCCAACGTCACGTGGAACCACAGCCCCAGACTCCGCTTTCAAAGACCTCTCAGAGGAGGACCTCCAGTCCCTGTTTGACTCTGAGTCGCTTTGGAATGACGACGAAGGTGACGATGACGAACTGCTGTATCAGGTGTGTGACGACGTTGAAAGGATCTCCAACAGTCAACCCCTGTCCGAGGATGCCTCCGTAACCACGGATACCACTGAGGTCCGCTTCCAAGAGAGCAAACCGAAAGCTCCTCCATCCGCCCCTCTGGCTGCAGTGAGAGAGGGGACTGTGACTATGGATAGGGCTGTAGGTGGTCCTAGCAGTAAACAGTCAACCACCTGCACGTCTGGCCGCTCCAACTCAGCACCAGGAGATGGGAGCAGCACCCCTGTGCACTTTCAGAGATGGAACATTCCAGCGAAAGCAGGAAATGTTTGGGTCGGACATCATACAGTCACGTCCCAGAGCCTTCCAGGCAGCGGGGAGGGTCTGGGAAAGTTTACCCAGCTGAAGGGTGCTCCAGGCTGGGGAACATTTGGCCTAGGATCCCTTGGAGTTAGAACCTTCCAAGCAGAGAACTCAAAGTCGGTCATGCCACGGACAGTGTCGGCGAGAACCCTCCCAAACTCAAATTCCCATCAGGCGTCATCGTTCAAGAGACATCTGTCGGACTCGGCCGCCATCGGCAACAAAG TGTTTGTCAACAGTCAGCTGACGGGGAGATGCACGGAGGAGGAGATTGAGAGGAAGAAGCAGGAGGCCATAGCCAGAAGAAGGACCAGAGAAACCTCCCTAAAAGCAGGGGACTTCCTCTGTGACTCAACAACGGGACACTAG